Proteins co-encoded in one Paenibacillus antri genomic window:
- a CDS encoding ABC transporter permease, with translation MRKTEPSRLGANGGDAAVRPRPSPLGWIRDEFRHMRKNRELLLLALPGIVFKFVIAYLPMVGLILAFKYYRYDQGIFGSKWVGLQNFEFLFKAQDAIRIIRNTLLYNFTYIILGTVAALLLALLMNELTGRLIKIYQTTLFLPFFISMVLVGYIGNAFLDFENGYLNTMLAWFGLEPRSWYLETTPWIFLLPLASLWKGIGFSTLVYYAGITGISTEYYEAAKLDGATRVQMMTRITLPLLKPLVVILFILGLGNIFRGDFGLHYFLPNNVGMNFPTTDVIDTYVYRALTKLADINSAAAVGFLQSVVGLITVVSANALVRRIDKDSALF, from the coding sequence ATGAGGAAGACGGAGCCGTCTAGACTAGGCGCGAACGGAGGCGACGCCGCGGTCCGGCCGCGGCCTTCGCCCTTGGGCTGGATTCGGGACGAATTCAGACATATGCGAAAAAATAGAGAGCTGCTGCTGCTCGCTTTGCCTGGCATCGTATTTAAATTCGTTATCGCGTACCTGCCCATGGTCGGATTGATTTTAGCCTTCAAATATTACAGGTACGATCAAGGCATTTTCGGAAGCAAGTGGGTCGGTCTGCAAAATTTCGAGTTCCTCTTTAAGGCGCAGGACGCGATCCGAATCATTCGCAATACGCTGCTGTACAACTTTACTTATATCATTCTCGGAACGGTCGCCGCGCTGCTGCTCGCCCTGCTGATGAACGAATTGACGGGCCGTCTCATTAAGATTTACCAGACGACGTTGTTTTTGCCGTTCTTTATTTCTATGGTGCTCGTGGGCTATATCGGGAACGCCTTCCTCGATTTCGAGAACGGGTACCTGAATACGATGCTCGCATGGTTCGGACTGGAGCCCCGGAGCTGGTATCTGGAGACGACGCCTTGGATTTTCCTTCTGCCGTTGGCATCGCTGTGGAAGGGCATCGGGTTTTCTACGCTCGTGTATTACGCCGGCATTACGGGGATCAGCACCGAATACTACGAGGCAGCCAAGCTGGACGGCGCGACCCGGGTGCAGATGATGACTCGCATCACCCTTCCGCTGCTTAAACCGCTGGTCGTCATTTTGTTCATTCTCGGGTTAGGCAACATCTTCCGCGGCGACTTCGGTCTCCATTACTTCCTGCCGAACAACGTCGGCATGAACTTCCCGACGACGGACGTCATCGACACGTACGTGTACCGGGCGCTGACGAAGCTGGCGGATATTAACTCCGCGGCGGCGGTCGGCTTCCTGCAGTCCGTCGTCGGCTTGATCACCGTCGTATCCGCCAACGCCCTCGTCCGGCGAATCGATAAAGACAGCGCATTGTTCTAG
- a CDS encoding helix-turn-helix transcriptional regulator — MRQLMESSSFLQDIAVYNAAERELYGSSTSFLIDGGVTKAMTLEWLLHPPRPHPIMQLIPVSIAEGDSRIHAFAFIVTDAYVPFDEHRSAIVFFVDSDWVFDSLENMNGIGGENRGDIYIRTSDGTLFFGEGRGSPEGLDHNEVAALVERDRASFGRQSGFVVGNTGREKSMVTYMDGIGDWTILYLQPYEKLMKEVTDARSTSLLISGAFLLLSVAVSVRLSYKLYGPIETMLRRLRPHVMDETEAAPAVEGTELDLMSDNVLRLSEKLQEISSEQIVNKYYLRKFLTDSQMFSHRDAERLIERHDLRISTREPISVCALRIDRYAAYDRGASGASKKLYAFAIVNIAQEIMSRSFRCETVDMQANHVALVVSGTAEDGATPRLHASIRDIQNTIEQYYGISLSCGVSGAVTQFPQLSAAYHQAYQLSLYSFAFGYRSIVWPEDIRDNAANPTKYLPHEIERKLSEALKKGQLTEAGSELEKAFSLLIKFQYEDMRRAISDLAWVLQNTAADIANNRIVALSVDMDSIHKIPNEQETLEEMYLSFLAVCAKICEGQRPASVERNEWIVETVKELIEQKFPDINLSQQTIASTVKLTSAYLGKLFKESSGVTVTEYINDVRLRHAQELLLRTDHPIAKIMEKCGYANQSYFFRLFKGKFGCTPKEFRIKRALS; from the coding sequence ATGCGGCAGCTTATGGAATCGTCCTCCTTCCTTCAAGATATCGCGGTTTATAACGCCGCCGAACGCGAGCTTTACGGCTCTTCCACTTCGTTCCTGATCGACGGCGGAGTCACGAAAGCGATGACGCTCGAATGGCTGCTTCATCCGCCCCGCCCGCATCCGATCATGCAGCTCATACCGGTCAGCATCGCCGAAGGCGACAGCCGAATCCACGCGTTCGCGTTCATTGTTACCGACGCGTACGTCCCGTTCGACGAACATCGATCGGCCATCGTATTTTTCGTCGATTCCGATTGGGTGTTCGACAGCCTTGAGAACATGAACGGCATCGGCGGCGAGAACCGCGGGGACATCTACATCCGTACGTCCGACGGCACGCTCTTCTTCGGGGAGGGCCGGGGTTCTCCGGAGGGCCTCGACCATAACGAGGTCGCCGCTTTAGTGGAACGGGATCGGGCCTCCTTCGGACGGCAATCGGGGTTCGTCGTCGGGAATACGGGACGAGAAAAAAGCATGGTCACCTACATGGACGGCATCGGGGATTGGACGATTCTATACCTGCAGCCCTATGAGAAATTAATGAAAGAGGTGACGGATGCGCGATCGACCTCGCTCTTGATCTCGGGCGCCTTCCTGCTGCTGTCCGTCGCCGTCTCCGTCCGGCTGTCCTATAAGCTATACGGTCCGATCGAGACGATGCTCAGGCGTCTAAGACCCCATGTCATGGACGAAACCGAAGCGGCTCCCGCGGTCGAAGGCACCGAGCTCGATCTCATGAGCGACAACGTCCTCCGCTTATCCGAGAAGCTGCAAGAAATCAGCTCCGAACAAATCGTGAACAAATATTATCTTCGGAAGTTTCTCACCGACAGTCAGATGTTTTCCCATCGCGACGCGGAGCGGCTCATCGAACGGCACGACCTGCGCATCTCGACGCGCGAGCCGATCTCGGTCTGCGCGCTTCGCATCGACCGGTATGCGGCTTACGACCGCGGCGCTTCCGGGGCATCCAAGAAGTTGTACGCTTTCGCGATCGTCAACATCGCGCAGGAGATCATGTCCCGCTCCTTCCGATGCGAGACCGTCGATATGCAGGCGAACCACGTGGCGCTCGTCGTATCGGGAACGGCGGAGGACGGCGCGACGCCGCGTCTTCATGCGTCGATTCGAGACATCCAGAACACGATCGAGCAATATTACGGCATCTCGTTGTCCTGCGGCGTCAGCGGGGCCGTCACGCAGTTTCCGCAGCTCTCCGCCGCCTATCATCAAGCGTATCAATTAAGCCTATACTCGTTCGCGTTCGGGTATCGCTCGATCGTCTGGCCGGAGGATATCCGGGATAACGCCGCCAACCCGACGAAATATTTGCCGCACGAGATCGAACGGAAACTGTCGGAGGCGTTGAAGAAGGGGCAACTGACGGAAGCGGGCAGCGAGCTCGAGAAAGCCTTCTCCCTATTGATCAAGTTCCAGTACGAGGACATGAGGCGGGCGATATCCGATCTGGCCTGGGTGCTCCAAAATACCGCGGCGGACATCGCGAACAACCGCATCGTCGCGCTTTCCGTCGACATGGATTCGATCCATAAAATCCCCAACGAGCAAGAGACGCTCGAGGAGATGTACCTGTCCTTCCTCGCGGTATGCGCGAAAATATGCGAAGGGCAGCGGCCCGCCAGCGTCGAGCGGAACGAATGGATCGTCGAAACCGTGAAAGAATTGATCGAACAGAAGTTTCCGGACATCAACTTAAGTCAACAAACGATCGCGTCCACCGTCAAGCTGACTTCGGCTTACCTCGGGAAGCTGTTCAAGGAAAGCTCGGGGGTGACGGTAACGGAATATATCAACGACGTCCGGCTGCGCCACGCGCAGGAGCTGCTGCTTCGAACGGATCATCCGATCGCGAAAATTATGGAGAAGTGCGGTTATGCCAACCAAAGCTACTTCTTCAGACTGTTCAAAGGGAAGTTCGGCTGCACGCCGAAAGAGTTCCGAATCAAACGCGCCTTGTCTTAG
- a CDS encoding non-ribosomal peptide synthetase module: protein MAQRLATEYVNTCLVLDEAELSQLLLLFQNHNLAFKVKVMENGDQEVVFENASGADSLALTFERRLGKYVLEGYCRFTDLKLANAMRKAVSQYKGDAVVNRIYEYYTVQYRYRAGAVVRITELTKRGERLVYEHKDTIGELARTFRGVGAEAEIQVLRLEINEWLDRRNGLANAAEIARIDAELKRLSHRLFVLEA from the coding sequence ATGGCTCAGCGGTTAGCGACTGAATACGTCAATACCTGTCTGGTCTTGGATGAAGCCGAATTGTCCCAACTCCTGCTGCTTTTTCAGAATCATAACCTCGCGTTTAAAGTGAAAGTGATGGAGAACGGCGACCAAGAGGTCGTGTTCGAGAACGCTTCCGGGGCGGATTCGCTCGCGCTGACGTTCGAACGGCGGCTCGGCAAGTACGTTCTTGAGGGCTATTGCCGCTTCACCGATCTGAAGCTCGCGAACGCGATGCGCAAGGCCGTGTCCCAATATAAGGGAGATGCGGTCGTCAATCGAATTTATGAATATTATACGGTTCAGTACCGATATCGCGCCGGCGCGGTCGTCCGCATTACGGAGCTGACGAAGCGCGGAGAGCGGCTTGTGTACGAGCATAAGGACACGATCGGCGAGCTTGCTCGGACGTTCCGAGGCGTCGGGGCGGAAGCCGAAATTCAGGTGCTGCGCCTAGAGATCAACGAATGGCTCGACCGGCGCAACGGCCTCGCGAACGCGGCGGAGATCGCCCGAATCGACGCGGAGCTGAAGCGATTGTCGCATCGGTTGTTCGTGTTGGAGGCATAA
- the speD gene encoding adenosylmethionine decarboxylase has product MEYSTFGRHVAVDTWGVDFEKLNNAEWLQSQLVEAAEASGACVLSVQAKQFEPQGATVLVLLSESHLSIHTYPEKGFAAIDCYTCGETVDPQVAIDYLVDVLKPETTHAKKLIRGLGELQVVEPAMKTAVAAK; this is encoded by the coding sequence ATGGAATACTCTACTTTCGGTAGACATGTTGCCGTTGACACTTGGGGCGTAGACTTCGAGAAACTCAACAACGCTGAATGGTTGCAATCCCAATTGGTTGAAGCGGCGGAAGCAAGCGGCGCTTGCGTGCTGTCGGTCCAAGCCAAACAATTCGAACCCCAAGGCGCCACGGTGCTTGTGCTCTTGTCCGAGAGCCACCTCTCGATCCATACGTATCCTGAGAAGGGCTTTGCCGCCATCGATTGCTATACGTGCGGCGAGACGGTCGATCCGCAAGTCGCGATCGACTACCTGGTGGACGTATTGAAGCCGGAGACGACGCATGCGAAGAAGCTGATCCGCGGACTCGGGGAACTCCAAGTCGTGGAACCGGCGATGAAGACGGCGGTCGCGGCGAAGTAA
- a CDS encoding S-adenosylmethionine decarboxylase, with amino-acid sequence MRKGPKLLLWSVVIGMALVTLFQWIAAFGDGEAPKADARRMLFEASLFQVELLAGHAAEAASAGSTGELDGLKQAAYSVEYTHARFSDALGRGVPELRSAGVLMELLVRLQIGGERKLKAEEAEVLAAAAPYLSELHDAYAELFAEDGALDAAAAERIRLADEEIAALLEREGK; translated from the coding sequence GTGCGGAAAGGTCCGAAGCTGTTGTTGTGGTCCGTCGTGATCGGGATGGCGCTCGTCACGCTCTTCCAATGGATCGCGGCGTTCGGAGACGGAGAGGCGCCGAAGGCGGACGCGAGACGGATGCTGTTCGAGGCGTCCCTGTTTCAAGTAGAGTTGCTGGCGGGACATGCCGCGGAAGCCGCGTCGGCCGGCTCGACGGGAGAGCTCGACGGCTTGAAGCAAGCGGCCTATTCGGTCGAATATACGCACGCGCGGTTCTCGGACGCGCTCGGGCGCGGCGTACCGGAGCTTCGGTCGGCCGGCGTCTTGATGGAGCTTCTCGTGCGCCTGCAGATCGGCGGCGAGCGGAAGCTGAAGGCCGAGGAAGCGGAGGTGCTCGCCGCGGCCGCTCCGTACCTTAGCGAGCTGCACGACGCATACGCGGAGCTGTTCGCCGAAGACGGCGCCCTGGACGCCGCCGCGGCGGAACGAATCCGACTCGCGGACGAAGAGATCGCGGCCCTGCTCGAGCGCGAGGGAAAGTAA
- the hemA gene encoding glutamyl-tRNA reductase yields the protein MHIVVVGLNYRTAPVEVRERFTIAPERLPQAIREMKSWKSVLECVIVATCNRTELYAVVDRDSFCPQHVRNFMASWFGIAKDEFAPYLYTYEDEEAKRHLFRVACGLDSMVLGETQILGQVRDAFLLAQQERATGTLFNMLFKQAVTVAKKAHSETGIGENAVSVSYAAIELGKRIFGSYRNKSVLIVGAGKMSELTVKHLSASGAERIAVTNRTYERAVELAGKFGGQAYPFDRLPSLLSEADVVISSTGSNATILSKRDMEAAMRERSGRPMFMIDIAVPRDLDPDIHDVPNVYLYDIDDLEGIVEANLELRRQQSTRIEAMIDEELSAFDQWYRSLGVGPVIRALQEKAKEIHLETMDSMRNKLPDLTDRELKIIHKLTKSMLNQMMHEPIQRVKELAPSRHGDEALEYFTKLFALEEATRVPPTPKGEKQPSEPKEDRLPLQHGSLSLA from the coding sequence ATGCACATTGTCGTTGTCGGACTCAATTATCGTACGGCTCCCGTGGAAGTCCGGGAACGCTTTACGATCGCGCCGGAGCGGCTCCCTCAAGCGATTCGAGAGATGAAGAGCTGGAAGAGCGTTCTCGAATGTGTCATCGTCGCCACTTGCAACCGTACGGAATTGTACGCCGTCGTCGATCGCGACAGCTTCTGCCCGCAGCACGTCCGCAACTTCATGGCTTCGTGGTTCGGCATCGCTAAAGACGAATTCGCTCCATACCTATATACTTACGAAGACGAAGAGGCCAAGCGGCACCTGTTCCGGGTCGCCTGCGGACTCGATTCGATGGTGCTCGGCGAGACGCAAATCCTGGGACAAGTGCGGGACGCATTCCTTCTGGCGCAGCAGGAGCGCGCCACGGGGACCCTATTCAATATGTTGTTTAAGCAGGCCGTCACGGTCGCGAAGAAGGCCCATTCGGAGACCGGCATCGGGGAGAACGCCGTCTCCGTGTCGTACGCCGCTATCGAGCTCGGCAAGCGCATCTTCGGTTCGTACCGGAACAAGAGCGTGCTGATCGTCGGCGCCGGCAAGATGAGCGAGCTGACCGTGAAGCACTTGTCCGCCAGCGGCGCGGAGCGCATCGCGGTGACGAACCGGACGTACGAACGGGCGGTAGAGCTCGCCGGCAAGTTCGGCGGACAAGCGTATCCGTTCGATCGTCTGCCGTCGCTGTTGTCCGAAGCGGACGTCGTCATCTCGTCGACGGGCTCGAACGCTACGATCCTGTCCAAGCGGGACATGGAAGCGGCGATGCGGGAGCGGTCCGGGCGGCCGATGTTCATGATCGACATCGCCGTGCCGCGGGATCTCGATCCAGACATTCACGACGTACCGAACGTATATTTATACGACATCGACGATCTGGAAGGGATCGTCGAAGCGAATCTCGAGCTGCGCCGCCAGCAGTCGACCCGGATCGAAGCGATGATCGACGAGGAGTTGTCCGCGTTCGACCAATGGTATCGTTCCCTCGGCGTCGGTCCGGTCATTCGAGCGCTGCAGGAGAAGGCGAAGGAAATTCACCTCGAGACGATGGACAGCATGCGCAACAAGCTGCCGGATCTGACCGATCGAGAGCTGAAGATCATTCATAAGCTGACCAAGAGCATGTTGAACCAGATGATGCACGAGCCGATTCAACGCGTGAAGGAATTGGCGCCGAGCCGGCACGGCGACGAAGCGCTCGAGTATTTCACGAAGCTGTTCGCCTTGGAAGAGGCGACCCGCGTTCCGCCGACGCCGAAGGGCGAGAAACAACCGAGCGAGCCGAAGGAGGATCGACTCCCGCTGCAGCACGGCAGCTTGTCGCTGGCTTAA
- the ccsA gene encoding cytochrome c biogenesis protein CcsA: MVTKFWLYDIIIYIYALSLLFYFADAVARNDGAKRMGEGLLVFVWVLQTCFFFVRMYEHRYIPMFTRFETMFFFSWLLVTVSLVASRFFKLQFVVFFVNVFGFTVLVLNLLTDPGVVPLTRELSTGVLSLHVALAIASYAAFAVSAILSGFYLFLHLRLKQKRWTNALRRLPSLESLERHALQAALVGTPTLILSLSLGAVWLSFDSPVTALFTDAKLYATASILLLYGWLFVMKFRLRRPGLRLAWWNVGTFLWLLLNFAVANDFSEFHPWM, encoded by the coding sequence ATGGTTACGAAGTTTTGGCTGTACGATATTATTATCTATATATATGCCCTGAGCCTTCTGTTTTACTTCGCGGACGCCGTTGCGCGCAACGACGGCGCGAAGCGGATGGGCGAAGGGCTCCTTGTTTTTGTCTGGGTGCTGCAGACGTGCTTCTTCTTCGTTCGGATGTACGAGCACCGGTACATTCCGATGTTTACGAGGTTCGAGACGATGTTCTTCTTCTCGTGGCTCTTGGTGACCGTCTCGCTGGTTGCCAGCCGGTTTTTCAAGCTCCAGTTCGTCGTCTTCTTCGTGAACGTGTTCGGCTTCACCGTGCTCGTCTTGAACTTGCTGACCGATCCCGGCGTCGTTCCGCTGACCCGCGAGCTGTCGACGGGCGTCCTCTCGCTCCATGTGGCGCTCGCGATCGCCAGCTACGCGGCGTTCGCGGTGTCCGCCATTCTCTCGGGCTTCTACTTGTTCCTGCATCTTCGGCTGAAGCAGAAGCGATGGACGAACGCGTTGCGGCGGCTGCCGAGTCTGGAGTCGCTGGAGCGGCACGCGCTGCAAGCGGCGCTGGTCGGTACCCCGACGCTCATCCTGTCGTTGTCGCTCGGCGCGGTATGGCTCTCCTTCGACAGTCCGGTAACGGCTTTATTTACGGATGCGAAGCTGTACGCGACCGCGTCGATCCTGCTCCTGTACGGGTGGCTGTTCGTCATGAAGTTTCGGCTTCGCCGGCCGGGGCTTCGGCTCGCTTGGTGGAACGTCGGCACGTTCCTATGGCTGCTGCTGAATTTCGCGGTGGCGAACGACTTTTCCGAATTTCATCCTTGGATGTAA
- a CDS encoding precorrin-2 dehydrogenase/sirohydrochlorin ferrochelatase family protein: MDKHPMYYPIMADVADATCVVVGGGPIGWRKIAGLLDCGARVVVVSPDGVPALEAAERDGKLVWHRRRFRPGDLAGAALAFAATNDEAANAAVREEARREGVLLNAAYGADQGDFLVPSVVRRGRLILAVTTGGASPKLARRIAGEWERTYGPEYEAYTELLDRLRGRVLSSEADAERKLLALGELLETDALERLRAGAPPAEVEADCMKLLQSKLQNT, encoded by the coding sequence TTGGATAAGCACCCGATGTATTATCCGATCATGGCGGACGTGGCGGATGCGACGTGCGTCGTCGTCGGCGGCGGGCCGATCGGCTGGCGCAAGATCGCGGGGCTGCTCGATTGCGGCGCCCGCGTCGTCGTCGTCTCGCCGGACGGCGTGCCGGCGCTGGAGGCCGCGGAGAGAGACGGCAAGCTCGTCTGGCACCGGCGGCGCTTCCGTCCCGGCGACCTGGCGGGAGCGGCGCTCGCGTTCGCCGCGACGAACGACGAAGCCGCGAACGCGGCGGTCCGCGAGGAAGCGAGGCGCGAAGGCGTGCTGTTGAACGCCGCGTACGGCGCCGATCAAGGCGACTTCTTGGTGCCTTCGGTCGTTCGACGGGGGCGGTTGATTCTTGCGGTCACGACGGGCGGGGCGAGCCCTAAGCTCGCGAGGCGGATCGCGGGGGAGTGGGAGCGAACGTACGGCCCGGAGTACGAGGCCTATACGGAGCTGCTCGATCGGCTGCGGGGCCGCGTGCTCTCGAGCGAAGCGGACGCCGAACGGAAGCTGCTCGCCCTCGGAGAGCTGCTCGAGACGGACGCCTTGGAACGGCTGCGCGCGGGCGCTCCGCCGGCGGAAGTGGAAGCGGATTGCATGAAGCTGCTGCAAAGCAAGCTGCAAAATACATAA
- the hemC gene encoding hydroxymethylbilane synthase: protein MTSKRKWIVGSRQSALALTQTNQVLDALSDLGRRHGMPCEFEVRRIVTKGDRILDVTLSKVGGKGLFVKEIEQALMDKEIDFAVHSMKDMPAALPEGLIVGCVPEREDPRDAFVAKAGWTLETLPQGARLGTSSLRRSSQMKFRRPDLVVEPLRGNIDSRLKRLESGEFDAILLASAGLRRMGWEDRITEPVSADVCVPAVGQGALALECREGDEELLALLKLFHHERTAVAVAAERAFLGRLNGGCQVPIGAYATIDAAGDVTLTGFVGTPDGSTLLRETAVGRDPAKLGTAVGETLLARGAARILEEAREE, encoded by the coding sequence ATGACTAGCAAACGGAAATGGATCGTCGGCTCGCGGCAAAGCGCGCTGGCGCTGACGCAAACGAATCAAGTGCTCGACGCGCTTTCGGACCTCGGACGCCGGCACGGCATGCCTTGCGAGTTCGAGGTGCGGAGGATCGTCACGAAGGGGGACCGCATCCTCGACGTGACGCTGTCGAAGGTCGGCGGCAAAGGCTTGTTCGTGAAAGAGATCGAACAAGCGCTGATGGACAAGGAGATCGACTTCGCCGTACATAGTATGAAGGACATGCCCGCCGCGCTTCCGGAAGGGTTGATCGTCGGCTGCGTGCCCGAGCGGGAGGACCCTCGGGACGCGTTCGTCGCGAAGGCGGGCTGGACGCTCGAGACGCTTCCGCAAGGCGCGAGGCTCGGCACGAGCAGCCTTCGCCGGAGCAGCCAGATGAAGTTTCGCCGGCCCGATCTCGTCGTCGAGCCGCTCCGCGGCAACATCGACTCCCGGCTCAAGCGGCTCGAGTCCGGAGAATTCGACGCGATTCTGCTTGCGTCGGCCGGCCTGCGACGGATGGGCTGGGAAGACCGCATCACGGAGCCGGTATCGGCCGACGTCTGCGTTCCGGCGGTCGGTCAGGGCGCGCTTGCGCTCGAGTGCCGCGAAGGCGACGAGGAGCTGCTTGCCTTGCTGAAGCTGTTCCACCACGAACGGACGGCCGTCGCGGTCGCGGCGGAGCGCGCGTTCCTCGGCCGGCTGAACGGCGGCTGCCAAGTGCCGATCGGCGCGTACGCGACGATCGACGCCGCCGGCGACGTGACGCTGACGGGCTTCGTCGGCACCCCGGACGGCTCGACGCTGCTGCGGGAGACGGCGGTCGGCCGCGATCCGGCGAAGCTCGGGACGGCCGTAGGCGAGACGCTGCTCGCGCGAGGCGCGGCCCGCATTCTGGAGGAAGCAAGGGAGGAATAG
- the cobA gene encoding uroporphyrinogen-III C-methyltransferase, translating to MGENRAGKVFLVGAGPGDPKLITVRGMEAIARADVVVYDRLASPRLLRHMKPGAEKVFVGKLPDKHMLKQEEINQLLVDLASSGRVVTRLKGGDPSVFGRVGEEAEKLAENGIEFEIVPGVTSSIAVPAYAGIPVTHRDFTSSFSIVTGHEYPNKTYGRVDWDHLAKASGTLVFLMGVANIGNISEALIRGGKNPETPVALIRWGTWMEQRTLVGTLENIPAKVAESGFSSPAVIIVGDVVKLRERIAWFEKRPLFGMRVLVTRAREQASELAGRIDDLGGDAFEWPVIRTVPLPVDAAVGPLASPEAYDWLVFTSANGVRFFFDACVAAGVDVRRFARARIGAVGPKTAEALKGRGLLAEALPSAYTGDELGKTLASLTKPGERVLLARARVAGAGLPEALRAAGAIVDDLAVYETLLSDEGTEEALELLKEGKLGAVTFTSSSTVTNTLELLRKNGWEHPEEALAGVPAFCIGPVTADAARRSGIAVAAEAEEATIDGLIGALVAHNIKNGGNA from the coding sequence GTGGGGGAGAATCGGGCGGGGAAAGTGTTTCTCGTCGGCGCGGGTCCGGGAGACCCGAAGCTGATCACGGTGCGGGGCATGGAGGCGATCGCCAGAGCGGACGTCGTCGTCTACGACCGGCTGGCAAGCCCCAGGCTGCTGCGGCATATGAAGCCGGGCGCCGAGAAGGTGTTCGTCGGCAAGCTGCCGGACAAGCATATGTTGAAGCAAGAGGAAATCAATCAGCTTCTCGTCGATCTGGCTTCGTCCGGTCGCGTCGTGACGAGGCTGAAGGGAGGAGACCCTTCCGTCTTCGGGCGCGTCGGCGAAGAAGCGGAGAAGCTGGCGGAGAACGGCATCGAATTCGAGATCGTTCCGGGGGTCACCTCTTCGATCGCCGTGCCCGCGTACGCCGGCATTCCGGTGACCCACCGCGACTTCACGTCGTCGTTCAGCATCGTCACGGGGCATGAGTATCCGAACAAGACGTACGGACGCGTGGATTGGGATCATCTGGCGAAGGCGTCCGGGACGTTGGTGTTTCTCATGGGCGTCGCCAATATCGGCAATATTTCCGAGGCGCTCATTCGCGGCGGGAAAAACCCGGAGACGCCCGTCGCCCTTATCCGATGGGGCACATGGATGGAACAGCGGACGCTCGTCGGGACGCTCGAGAACATCCCCGCCAAGGTGGCGGAGAGCGGCTTCTCGTCGCCCGCCGTCATCATCGTCGGGGACGTCGTGAAGCTGAGAGAGCGGATCGCCTGGTTCGAGAAGCGGCCGCTGTTCGGGATGCGCGTGCTCGTGACGCGCGCTCGGGAGCAGGCCAGCGAGCTGGCCGGACGCATCGACGACCTCGGCGGCGATGCGTTCGAGTGGCCGGTCATTCGCACCGTGCCGCTTCCCGTGGACGCCGCGGTCGGGCCGCTCGCGTCGCCTGAAGCGTACGATTGGCTCGTCTTCACGAGCGCGAACGGCGTCCGCTTCTTCTTCGACGCATGCGTCGCGGCGGGCGTCGACGTCCGGCGGTTCGCGCGGGCGCGCATCGGCGCCGTCGGGCCGAAAACGGCGGAAGCGCTGAAGGGACGAGGCCTGCTCGCGGAGGCGCTGCCGTCCGCGTATACGGGAGACGAGCTCGGGAAGACGCTGGCGTCGTTAACGAAGCCGGGCGAGCGCGTATTGCTCGCCCGCGCGCGCGTCGCCGGCGCCGGGCTGCCGGAGGCGCTCCGCGCCGCCGGGGCGATCGTGGACGATCTAGCGGTCTATGAGACGCTGCTGTCCGACGAAGGGACGGAGGAGGCGCTCGAGCTGCTGAAAGAAGGCAAGCTGGGCGCCGTCACCTTCACAAGCTCGTCCACGGTGACGAATACGTTGGAACTGCTGCGCAAGAACGGTTGGGAGCATCCGGAAGAGGCGCTCGCCGGGGTGCCTGCGTTCTGTATCGGTCCCGTCACGGCGGACGCCGCGAGACGATCGGGCATCGCCGTCGCCGCCGAAGCGGAGGAGGCGACCATCGACGGCTTGATCGGCGCGTTGGTCGCTCATAACATCAAGAACGGAGGAAACGCGTAA